Proteins co-encoded in one Acinetobacter lwoffii genomic window:
- the murD gene encoding UDP-N-acetylmuramoyl-L-alanine--D-glutamate ligase: protein MLIQRGGLKVVAGLGISGVAAVNFLHSQDYRVAVTDSRANPPGHDQIPAEVQTSFGQFDAELLLSAEEIVISPGLDPKLPEIQAAINKGIPVVSEIQILRRATDKPIVAITGSNAKSTVTTLIGLMAADAGKKVAIGGNLGRPALDLTKDDPELYILELSSFQLETTSNLAAEVAVVLNMSEDHLDRHGDMMGYHTAKHRIFQGVKKVVYNRDDSLTRPLVPDVTPIQSFGLNAPDMNQYGILKDTDGSIWLARGRERLLKSTEMYMQGTHNVANALACLALGEAIGLPLESMLNTLKTFKGLEHRCEFVKEVQGVRYYNDSKGTNIGATLAALDGLGMAIEAQGGKVAIILGGQGKGQDFKALRESLSKYAKVAVLIGEDRPVIEAAIAGTTELIHADSLQQAVEICQKHTQAHDVVLLSPACASFDMFSGYPERGRKFVAYVNELN, encoded by the coding sequence ATGTTAATACAACGTGGTGGGTTAAAAGTCGTTGCAGGACTCGGAATATCAGGTGTTGCAGCAGTCAATTTCTTGCATAGTCAGGACTACCGCGTTGCAGTAACAGATTCAAGAGCTAACCCGCCAGGGCATGACCAGATACCTGCTGAGGTTCAGACCAGTTTCGGTCAGTTTGATGCCGAGCTGTTGTTGTCTGCGGAAGAAATCGTGATTAGCCCCGGGCTTGACCCTAAACTTCCTGAAATTCAGGCAGCCATCAACAAGGGCATTCCAGTAGTCAGTGAAATCCAGATTTTACGCCGTGCTACAGACAAGCCAATCGTAGCAATTACCGGTTCTAATGCCAAAAGTACCGTGACGACCTTGATTGGCTTGATGGCAGCGGATGCAGGTAAAAAAGTCGCTATCGGTGGTAACTTAGGTCGTCCTGCGCTAGACCTGACTAAAGACGATCCTGAGCTGTATATACTCGAGCTGTCCAGTTTTCAGCTGGAAACCACCTCAAATCTGGCGGCTGAAGTCGCGGTGGTGTTGAACATGAGTGAAGATCATCTGGATCGTCATGGCGATATGATGGGTTATCACACGGCGAAACACCGGATTTTCCAGGGTGTAAAAAAAGTCGTCTATAACCGTGATGACTCTTTGACCCGTCCTCTGGTGCCAGACGTAACACCGATACAAAGCTTTGGTCTAAATGCACCGGATATGAACCAGTACGGTATTCTCAAGGATACGGATGGCAGCATCTGGCTGGCGCGTGGTCGTGAGCGTCTGCTGAAAAGTACCGAGATGTATATGCAGGGCACGCATAATGTTGCCAATGCCTTAGCCTGTCTGGCGCTGGGTGAAGCGATTGGCTTGCCACTGGAAAGCATGTTGAATACCTTAAAGACCTTTAAAGGTCTGGAACATCGCTGTGAATTCGTTAAAGAAGTGCAAGGCGTACGTTATTATAACGACTCCAAAGGTACCAATATCGGCGCAACCTTGGCAGCACTGGACGGTCTCGGCATGGCCATTGAAGCCCAAGGCGGTAAAGTCGCGATTATTCTCGGTGGTCAGGGCAAAGGGCAGGACTTTAAAGCCTTGCGTGAATCATTAAGCAAATATGCCAAAGTAGCGGTATTAATCGGTGAAGATCGTCCCGTCATTGAAGCAGCGATTGCGGGTACGACTGAACTGATTCATGCGGACAGCTTGCAGCAGGCAGTAGAAATCTGCCAAAAGCACACTCAGGCACATGATGTCGTGCTATTGTCTCCTGCATGCGCAAGTTTTGATATGTTCTCGGGTTATCCTGAGCGTGGTCGCAAGTTTGTTGCGTATGTGAATGAACTCAATTAA
- the xerD gene encoding site-specific tyrosine recombinase XerD produces MLNKKPRIPAPVQIPDAFSYLQGFRDYLIAQTVSPHTRNAYLSDLVQCAECLSKPLPEWSHDDISDVLIALTKQQKSPRSIARCLSALRSFYKFLREQKLRSDNPVAAHKTPKLGRALPKDLSEADVEALIHAPDINTALGLRDRAMFEVLYACGLRVTELINLRLELINLKQGYLRIVGKGNKERLVPMGKMACEWVGKYLNEARPQLYRTSTDYLFLTQHGGIMSRQNFWYAIKRYALQAGIQSELSPHTLRHAFATHLLNHGADLRVVQMLLGHSDLSTTQIYTHVAQVRMQQLHATHHPRA; encoded by the coding sequence ATGCTGAATAAAAAACCCCGTATTCCTGCCCCTGTCCAGATTCCTGATGCGTTCAGTTATTTGCAGGGTTTTCGTGATTATCTGATTGCACAAACGGTCAGCCCGCATACTCGAAATGCCTATTTGTCCGATCTGGTGCAATGTGCAGAATGCCTGAGCAAGCCTCTGCCGGAATGGAGTCATGATGATATTTCTGATGTACTGATTGCGCTGACCAAACAGCAAAAAAGTCCACGTTCGATTGCCCGCTGCCTATCTGCCTTGCGCTCATTTTATAAATTTCTGCGCGAGCAAAAACTGCGTAGTGACAATCCTGTGGCTGCACATAAAACCCCGAAACTGGGCCGGGCCTTACCCAAAGATCTCTCCGAAGCTGATGTCGAAGCCCTGATTCATGCTCCGGATATCAACACTGCATTAGGGCTGCGCGATCGCGCCATGTTTGAAGTGCTGTATGCCTGCGGACTCCGGGTGACCGAACTGATTAACTTGCGGCTGGAACTGATCAACTTAAAACAGGGCTATTTACGTATTGTGGGTAAAGGTAATAAAGAACGCCTGGTTCCGATGGGAAAAATGGCCTGTGAATGGGTGGGAAAATATCTGAATGAAGCCCGTCCGCAACTGTATAGGACTTCGACCGATTATCTGTTTCTGACCCAGCATGGCGGTATCATGAGCCGGCAGAATTTCTGGTATGCCATTAAGCGTTATGCGCTGCAGGCCGGAATCCAGTCCGAACTGTCACCGCATACCTTGCGCCATGCCTTTGCGACGCATTTACTCAATCATGGCGCAGACTTACGCGTGGTACAGATGCTGCTCGGGCATAGTGATCTGTCTACCACCCAGATTTATACCCATGTAGCACAAGTACGGATGCAACAGCTACACGCGACCCATCATCCACGAGCTTAA
- a CDS encoding DUF6587 family protein, giving the protein MIEIFIVAALVLWSMLVVFKKVFPNTSNSVFQKLSDACAAKGWKRLAKWLQPGMAAGCGGNCACPVSEKSSEEKPAQQAVKWK; this is encoded by the coding sequence ATGATTGAAATTTTCATTGTGGCAGCACTGGTGCTTTGGAGCATGCTGGTCGTATTCAAAAAGGTGTTTCCGAACACCTCTAACTCAGTCTTCCAGAAGCTGTCTGATGCCTGTGCAGCCAAGGGCTGGAAGCGTCTGGCCAAATGGCTGCAACCGGGTATGGCTGCAGGCTGTGGTGGCAACTGTGCCTGTCCGGTTTCAGAAAAAAGTTCAGAAGAAAAGCCAGCCCAACAAGCGGTGAAATGGAAATAA
- a CDS encoding homoserine dehydrogenase, producing MKPVRLAILGLGTVGGGALKLLKENAAEIKRRTGREIEITHVGTRRPRPDLDLPESVKQSADLMDIVRQPDVDVVVEVMGGIHPAYEVIMEAMKHGKHIVTANKALLAEHGNELFKAAEDNAVQIAYEAAVAGGIPIIKVIREGLAANKIEWLAGIINGTGNFILSEMREKGRAFEDVLKEAQELGYAEADPTFDVEGIDAAHKLTILASCAFGIPLQFDKVFTEGIGKVTAQDVKYAEDLGFRIKHLGIARRTDAGIELRVHPTLIPDDQLIANVNGVKNAVLVQANAVGPTLYYGAGAGAGPTASAVVADVVDIVRDIIYTEDGAGTIPQLAFEALSDLPILSREQMTTGYYIRINAEDQMGVLADVTTILSRAGISIDAIMQQPRLSKDLIPIVILTDPIVESKMDAALSQIQALPVIHGEIVRIRLESLDN from the coding sequence GTGAAACCAGTTCGTCTGGCAATCCTCGGTCTTGGTACTGTAGGTGGTGGTGCCTTGAAACTATTAAAAGAAAATGCTGCTGAGATCAAACGTCGCACCGGTCGTGAAATTGAAATTACCCATGTAGGCACCCGTCGTCCACGTCCTGATCTGGATCTGCCAGAATCGGTCAAACAAAGTGCTGATTTGATGGACATCGTGCGTCAACCTGATGTAGACGTGGTGGTTGAAGTCATGGGCGGAATTCATCCTGCCTATGAAGTCATCATGGAAGCCATGAAACATGGCAAACATATTGTAACCGCCAACAAAGCACTCTTGGCTGAACACGGTAATGAACTGTTTAAAGCGGCTGAAGACAATGCCGTGCAAATTGCCTATGAAGCCGCAGTGGCTGGTGGCATTCCAATTATTAAAGTGATCCGTGAAGGTTTGGCAGCCAACAAGATTGAATGGCTGGCCGGTATTATTAACGGCACAGGTAACTTCATTCTTAGTGAAATGCGTGAAAAAGGCCGCGCTTTTGAAGATGTGCTGAAAGAAGCGCAAGAACTGGGTTATGCCGAAGCCGATCCGACCTTTGACGTGGAAGGCATTGACGCAGCACACAAGCTGACGATTCTGGCCTCATGTGCTTTTGGTATTCCACTTCAGTTTGACAAAGTCTTTACTGAAGGCATTGGCAAAGTCACGGCACAAGATGTGAAATATGCCGAAGACCTCGGTTTCCGGATTAAACATCTGGGCATTGCACGCCGTACTGATGCCGGGATTGAACTCCGTGTACACCCGACCCTGATTCCAGATGACCAGCTAATTGCCAATGTCAATGGTGTGAAAAATGCGGTTCTGGTACAAGCCAATGCGGTTGGCCCAACACTGTACTATGGTGCTGGCGCGGGTGCTGGACCAACAGCTTCTGCGGTGGTTGCCGATGTCGTCGATATTGTCCGCGACATCATTTACACAGAAGACGGTGCAGGCACCATTCCACAACTGGCTTTCGAAGCGCTCAGTGATTTACCGATCTTGAGTCGTGAACAAATGACTACCGGCTATTACATCCGTATTAATGCCGAAGATCAGATGGGCGTGCTTGCCGATGTGACCACGATTCTCAGTCGTGCCGGCATCAGTATTGATGCGATCATGCAGCAACCGCGTTTATCCAAAGACCTTATTCCTATCGTGATTCTGACCGATCCTATCGTCGAATCAAAAATGGATGCAGCGCTTTCACAAATTCAAGCATTACCCGTCATTCATGGCGAAATTGTACGAATTCGTTTAGAATCGCTTGATAATTAA
- a CDS encoding zinc ribbon domain-containing protein produces MFFIFGVGPKTKTIEKSQFLCPVCRTRSGYELKQQRNYFSLFFIPLIPLSKPKSAFVTCSNCGTAMPSTVLDHAQPEPGRNSNLEA; encoded by the coding sequence ATGTTTTTTATTTTTGGCGTCGGCCCTAAAACCAAAACCATTGAGAAAAGCCAGTTTCTGTGTCCGGTCTGCCGTACTCGTTCGGGCTATGAGCTAAAACAGCAGCGTAATTATTTTTCTTTATTTTTTATACCCTTGATTCCACTTTCCAAGCCTAAATCTGCTTTTGTGACCTGTTCCAATTGTGGAACCGCAATGCCGAGCACGGTACTGGACCATGCTCAGCCAGAGCCAGGACGAAACTCCAATCTAGAAGCTTGA
- the thrC gene encoding threonine synthase, with product MSNANRYTGLVDRYRDRLPVSATTRAISLGEGNTPLIKLENIPRIIGKDVEIYVKYEGLNPTGSFKDRGMTMAVTKAVEEGSKAIICASTGNTSAAAAAYAARAGIKAFVLIPEGKIAMGKMAQAMMYGAITMQIRGNFDDGMRLVKEVADQAPVTIVNSINPYRLQGQKTIAYEIVEALGRAPDYHCLPVGNAGNITAHWMGYTEAVANQSKEEFEQVVYDAETDAFTGPKPAGLPIMAGYQASGAAPFLRGGPVENPETVATAIRIGNPQSFNHAKAVVRDSNGWFDELTDAEILEAQRLLSMYEGVFVEPASAASVGGAIRDIKAGKIAEGSVIVCTVTGNGLKDPDTAIKQCADAVMLSIDATMSQVKDSILSNM from the coding sequence ATGTCGAATGCCAATCGTTATACTGGTTTAGTTGACCGCTATCGCGACCGTTTACCAGTGTCTGCAACTACTCGTGCGATCTCTTTGGGTGAAGGTAATACTCCACTGATCAAGCTTGAGAATATTCCACGCATTATTGGTAAAGATGTTGAAATTTATGTGAAGTACGAGGGCTTAAACCCGACTGGTTCATTTAAAGACCGCGGTATGACTATGGCGGTGACCAAAGCCGTTGAAGAAGGCTCTAAAGCCATCATCTGCGCATCTACTGGTAACACCTCTGCAGCAGCGGCGGCATATGCTGCACGTGCTGGCATCAAAGCATTCGTGCTCATCCCTGAAGGCAAAATTGCCATGGGTAAAATGGCTCAAGCGATGATGTATGGTGCGATCACCATGCAAATTCGCGGTAACTTCGATGACGGTATGCGTCTGGTTAAAGAAGTTGCCGATCAGGCACCGGTAACGATTGTAAACTCAATCAACCCGTACCGTCTGCAAGGTCAAAAAACCATTGCTTATGAAATCGTTGAAGCTTTAGGTCGTGCACCGGATTATCACTGCCTGCCAGTCGGTAACGCGGGTAACATCACTGCGCACTGGATGGGTTATACCGAAGCGGTTGCCAACCAGTCGAAAGAAGAATTTGAGCAAGTCGTTTACGATGCTGAAACTGATGCTTTCACTGGTCCTAAACCGGCAGGCTTGCCAATCATGGCAGGTTATCAAGCGTCTGGTGCTGCACCTTTCCTTCGTGGCGGTCCAGTAGAAAATCCGGAAACTGTTGCAACTGCGATTCGTATCGGCAATCCGCAAAGCTTCAATCATGCTAAAGCGGTTGTTCGTGATTCAAACGGCTGGTTTGATGAACTGACTGATGCGGAGATTCTTGAAGCTCAACGTCTGCTTTCTATGTATGAAGGTGTATTCGTAGAGCCTGCGTCTGCTGCGTCTGTCGGCGGCGCGATCCGTGACATTAAAGCGGGTAAAATTGCTGAAGGTTCAGTGATCGTATGTACCGTAACGGGTAACGGTCTGAAAGATCCAGACACTGCTATCAAGCAATGTGCTGATGCCGTGATGTTGTCGATTGATGCAACTATGAGTCAAGTTAAAGACTCTATTCTGTCGAATATGTAA
- a CDS encoding serine hydrolase, producing the protein MKKINKSLRHLLGLSVLISMSTTSFAEIIMNSGTAEGGSSISWSSEEVNQLMSDDFNASANEPSPPGSATVTTTLRQAGTAAPTAAKPAYTAPQIIDTNHFSNQPSVNARAALVMDAQTGEVLFSKNTNTAYPIASITKLMTAVVISDARLNMSEKITLQQADFSCSGCKSSSSTLRAGDSMNRAEALLFALMKSENPAAAALARTYPGGRSAFIAKMNAKAKELGMNSTRFMESTGLHPGNVASARDLGILVNTASQYGLIRQFSTTPSYDFNLGYRVLKSNNTNALVRNGGWNINISKTGFINEAGRCVVMHTTLNNRPVAVVVLGANSSQARTNDATRLMSWVSQQPKRI; encoded by the coding sequence GTGAAGAAAATAAACAAGTCTTTAAGGCATCTACTCGGCCTGTCCGTGTTAATCAGCATGAGCACGACAAGTTTTGCTGAAATCATTATGAATTCTGGCACGGCAGAGGGCGGTTCCAGCATTAGTTGGTCTTCTGAAGAAGTTAACCAGTTAATGAGCGATGATTTTAATGCCTCTGCCAATGAGCCGTCGCCACCCGGTTCAGCCACAGTGACTACCACTTTGCGTCAGGCCGGCACAGCAGCGCCAACAGCAGCCAAACCTGCTTATACTGCGCCACAGATTATTGATACGAATCATTTTAGTAATCAACCTTCTGTCAATGCACGGGCTGCACTGGTCATGGATGCACAAACCGGTGAAGTGCTGTTTAGCAAAAATACCAATACTGCCTATCCGATTGCATCGATTACTAAGCTGATGACAGCGGTGGTGATTTCTGATGCACGTCTGAATATGTCGGAAAAAATCACCCTGCAACAGGCTGATTTTTCCTGTTCAGGTTGTAAAAGCTCAAGCTCGACGCTAAGAGCAGGAGACAGCATGAACCGTGCTGAAGCTTTATTATTTGCTCTGATGAAGTCCGAGAACCCGGCTGCAGCCGCTTTGGCACGGACCTATCCCGGTGGTCGATCAGCGTTTATTGCCAAAATGAATGCAAAAGCTAAAGAGCTGGGAATGAACTCCACTCGCTTTATGGAATCAACAGGTTTGCATCCGGGTAACGTGGCATCAGCTCGTGACTTGGGAATCTTGGTAAATACGGCCTCTCAATACGGCCTGATTCGTCAGTTCTCGACCACGCCAAGCTATGACTTTAACTTGGGTTATCGTGTATTGAAATCTAATAATACCAATGCCTTGGTACGTAATGGCGGCTGGAATATCAATATTTCTAAAACCGGTTTTATTAATGAAGCAGGGCGCTGTGTGGTGATGCACACGACTCTGAATAACCGTCCGGTGGCGGTGGTAGTTTTAGGCGCAAACAGCTCACAGGCGCGTACCAATGATGCGACCCGTTTAATGAGTTGGGTCAGCCAGCAACCTAAACGAATCTAA
- the feoB gene encoding ferrous iron transporter B, whose product MSDTLRIALVGNPNCGKTSLFNHLTGTRQKVGNYAGVTVERKVGTFQLASGKAVRVLDLPGTYSLDATSPDEEITRNVVQGKIAEEQEQDAFLCVVDATNLKLHLGLVLEMIALGRPVLVVLNMMDEARRRGMQINTQKLSERLGVPVVETVAVRNSGIENLKNALDQGKYSVPQTELSGLKGDSHQRVENILNDVVNFVDQEDKRTDFLDKIFLHPVLGLISLAVMMFVIFQAVFAWAAPFMDGIESFFGWLGEFLGEYISHPLLNSLVVDGIIAGAGGVVVFLPQILILFFFILVLEESGYLPRAAFLLDKLMFKAGLSGRAFIPLLSSFACAIPGIMASRTISDPRDRLTTIFVAPLMTCSARLPVYALLIAAFVPAQTVWGFLNLQGLVLFGLYMAGIVSALVVSFVLKFFHKDKSQHMLLMELPSYRFPDLKNVWIGLLDRGKIFLKRVGGIIFALSIVLWFLCTFPQPPEGATLPAIDYSLAGMLGHLMQPIFAPLGFNWQICIALIPAMAAREVVVAALGTVYAMSAVDEDAMSEGLAALISGGGDLGWSVATGLSLLVWFIYAPHCLATLATVKRETGSWKTVSIMTIYLFGLAYFMSFLTYQIASYYLG is encoded by the coding sequence ATGAGTGATACATTACGTATTGCCCTTGTCGGTAACCCTAACTGCGGTAAAACTTCATTATTCAACCATTTAACCGGAACGCGCCAAAAAGTCGGTAACTATGCGGGTGTGACGGTTGAACGTAAAGTCGGTACGTTTCAGCTTGCCTCAGGCAAAGCGGTACGGGTACTGGATTTGCCGGGAACCTATAGTCTGGATGCAACCAGTCCGGATGAAGAAATCACCCGCAACGTCGTACAAGGTAAAATTGCGGAAGAGCAGGAGCAGGATGCATTTTTATGTGTGGTAGATGCCACCAATCTGAAACTGCATCTGGGTCTGGTGCTGGAAATGATTGCACTGGGTCGTCCGGTGCTGGTTGTGCTGAACATGATGGATGAAGCACGCCGTCGTGGCATGCAGATCAATACCCAGAAGCTGTCTGAGCGACTGGGCGTACCTGTGGTAGAAACGGTGGCTGTGCGCAATTCAGGGATTGAAAACCTGAAAAATGCGCTGGATCAAGGCAAGTATTCTGTACCACAGACCGAACTCAGCGGCTTGAAAGGTGACAGTCACCAGCGCGTGGAAAACATTCTGAATGACGTGGTTAATTTCGTCGATCAGGAAGATAAACGTACAGATTTTCTTGACAAGATTTTTCTGCATCCGGTATTGGGCTTAATTAGTCTGGCCGTGATGATGTTCGTGATTTTCCAGGCGGTATTTGCCTGGGCTGCGCCGTTTATGGATGGGATTGAATCCTTCTTTGGCTGGCTGGGTGAGTTCCTCGGCGAATATATTTCGCACCCATTACTGAATAGCCTGGTGGTGGACGGGATTATTGCCGGTGCCGGTGGCGTGGTGGTGTTCCTGCCACAGATTCTGATTCTGTTCTTCTTTATTCTGGTACTGGAAGAATCAGGTTATTTACCGCGTGCTGCTTTCCTATTAGATAAGCTGATGTTTAAAGCCGGTTTATCAGGACGTGCCTTTATTCCGTTATTGTCCAGCTTTGCCTGTGCCATTCCGGGCATCATGGCATCGCGGACCATTAGTGATCCACGAGATCGTTTAACCACGATTTTCGTTGCACCTTTAATGACCTGTTCGGCACGCTTGCCAGTTTATGCCTTGCTGATTGCGGCATTTGTACCGGCACAAACCGTCTGGGGTTTCCTGAATCTGCAAGGTCTGGTGCTCTTCGGTCTGTATATGGCAGGTATCGTAAGTGCTTTGGTTGTGTCTTTTGTGTTGAAATTCTTCCACAAAGATAAATCACAGCACATGCTGCTGATGGAACTGCCAAGCTACCGTTTTCCGGACTTGAAGAACGTTTGGATCGGGTTATTGGATCGCGGCAAAATCTTCTTGAAACGTGTCGGTGGCATCATCTTCGCCTTATCGATTGTGCTGTGGTTCCTGTGTACGTTCCCGCAGCCACCAGAAGGTGCAACCCTGCCGGCCATTGATTATTCATTGGCAGGGATGCTCGGTCATCTGATGCAACCGATCTTTGCACCCCTCGGTTTTAACTGGCAGATCTGTATTGCCCTGATTCCGGCGATGGCAGCGCGTGAAGTGGTCGTTGCAGCACTGGGCACAGTCTATGCGATGTCGGCAGTTGATGAAGATGCGATGTCTGAAGGTCTGGCTGCGCTGATCAGCGGTGGAGGTGATCTGGGCTGGTCAGTGGCGACAGGTTTGTCTTTGCTGGTGTGGTTTATTTATGCACCACACTGTCTGGCGACCCTGGCAACGGTGAAACGTGAAACGGGTTCCTGGAAAACTGTCAGTATCATGACCATTTACCTGTTTGGTCTGGCATATTTCATGTCATTCCTGACTTATCAAATTGCTTCATATTATTTGGGCTAA
- the ftsW gene encoding putative lipid II flippase FtsW: MAGFAQTTINKLNQFYTQWIPRIPAEVNPRNVLIFCVLALLCIGSIMVASASMPYAERMHENPFHYISRHGISIFVAAVAAFLAYKIPLKVWFNNTFFLWIITIVLLVAVLFVGTEVNGSKRWIRIAGFTLQASEVAKVMMAIFTADYVVRRAEEVRNNIKGLVRLSAIMGATVGLIILEPDLGATVVITLTMLGVFFLAGAPWIQFGVAFMTLVGAFAAAILLEPYRLQRLLSFSNPWEDPLGTGYQLSNALMAFGRGEWAGVGLGHSIQKMSYLPEAHTDFMLAILGEEFGFLGISTILILSFTMLVCCIRIGHRALQHQYLRAGYLAYGISIIFLLQILVNAGMNMGMLPTKGLTLPFISYGGSSLIICAVMISLILKIDSTTRQVNPSREESSF; the protein is encoded by the coding sequence ATGGCTGGGTTTGCTCAGACTACGATCAATAAATTAAATCAATTTTATACGCAGTGGATACCTAGAATACCTGCTGAAGTGAATCCACGGAATGTATTGATTTTCTGTGTGTTGGCTTTGCTCTGCATTGGTTCGATCATGGTGGCATCGGCCTCGATGCCCTATGCAGAACGTATGCATGAAAATCCGTTTCACTATATTAGCCGACATGGGATTTCGATTTTTGTCGCTGCCGTAGCAGCTTTTCTGGCTTATAAAATCCCCTTAAAAGTCTGGTTTAATAACACTTTCTTTTTGTGGATTATTACCATCGTACTTTTGGTGGCCGTGCTATTTGTCGGGACGGAAGTCAATGGTTCCAAACGCTGGATTCGGATCGCAGGCTTTACCTTACAGGCTTCGGAAGTCGCCAAAGTGATGATGGCAATTTTTACTGCAGACTACGTGGTGCGCCGTGCGGAAGAAGTACGGAATAATATCAAGGGTCTGGTCCGTTTAAGTGCCATCATGGGTGCTACCGTCGGTTTGATTATTCTCGAGCCTGACTTGGGTGCAACCGTGGTAATTACCTTAACCATGCTTGGCGTGTTCTTTCTGGCGGGTGCGCCGTGGATTCAGTTCGGTGTGGCTTTTATGACCTTGGTCGGCGCATTTGCTGCCGCGATTCTGTTGGAACCGTATCGTCTGCAACGTCTGCTGTCTTTTTCGAATCCTTGGGAAGATCCCTTAGGCACCGGTTATCAGCTCTCTAATGCCCTTATGGCCTTTGGCCGTGGGGAATGGGCAGGGGTAGGCTTGGGGCATAGTATCCAGAAAATGTCTTATTTGCCTGAGGCGCATACCGATTTCATGCTGGCAATTTTGGGTGAAGAATTTGGCTTTTTAGGCATTTCAACCATCCTGATCTTGTCCTTCACCATGCTGGTTTGCTGTATCCGCATTGGACACCGCGCCTTGCAGCATCAATATTTGCGTGCCGGCTATCTGGCCTATGGCATCAGTATCATTTTCCTGTTACAGATTCTGGTGAATGCCGGTATGAATATGGGCATGTTGCCGACCAAGGGTTTGACCTTGCCATTTATTAGTTATGGCGGTTCATCCCTGATTATCTGTGCGGTCATGATCAGTCTGATTCTAAAAATTGATTCGACCACGCGTCAGGTCAATCCAAGCCGCGAAGAATCAAGCTTCTAG
- a CDS encoding DsbC family protein yields MTFARSKIFMACTLAAGLGLTACSNSTNNDKKQELTASAPATGEASTLTERNAEQRLASTLEKHFKTAGISAKITDIKATEVPNLYWVSLEGMSAVYVTSDGKYLIQGDVIRLGDKQLHNVSENLQAGINNKLFAELKPADLLVYPAKGKAKHVVYVFTDVSCPYCHKFHEQMDEMNAKGIEVRYIAWPRGEQHMPAMEAIWCSADRRSAFDQAISGAQISAEKCENPVQDQYQMGLNMGVNGTPAIYNSAGTYLGGYLSTSELLNRLK; encoded by the coding sequence ATGACATTTGCCCGCTCAAAAATTTTTATGGCTTGCACACTTGCTGCTGGTTTGGGTCTGACTGCGTGTTCCAATTCCACTAACAACGATAAAAAGCAAGAGTTGACTGCAAGCGCACCGGCGACGGGCGAAGCCTCTACCCTAACCGAACGTAATGCAGAACAGCGTCTGGCGTCTACGTTGGAAAAGCATTTCAAAACTGCTGGCATCAGTGCCAAAATTACCGACATTAAAGCCACTGAAGTTCCAAACCTGTACTGGGTGAGTCTGGAAGGCATGTCTGCGGTCTATGTCACCAGTGACGGTAAATACCTGATTCAGGGCGATGTGATCCGTCTCGGCGACAAACAGCTACACAATGTCAGCGAAAACCTGCAGGCAGGCATCAACAATAAACTCTTTGCTGAACTCAAGCCAGCCGACTTGCTGGTCTATCCAGCCAAAGGCAAAGCCAAGCATGTGGTCTATGTGTTTACCGATGTCAGCTGTCCGTATTGCCATAAATTCCATGAGCAAATGGATGAGATGAATGCCAAAGGCATTGAAGTGCGTTATATCGCCTGGCCGCGTGGTGAACAGCATATGCCGGCCATGGAAGCGATCTGGTGCAGTGCTGACCGCCGTAGTGCCTTTGACCAGGCGATTTCAGGCGCACAGATTAGTGCAGAGAAGTGTGAAAATCCTGTTCAAGATCAATATCAAATGGGTCTGAATATGGGCGTGAATGGTACCCCTGCCATTTATAATTCAGCAGGTACTTATCTGGGCGGTTACCTGTCTACATCGGAATTATTGAATCGGCTTAAATAA
- a CDS encoding FeoA family protein, with protein MRLSDLKAKQIAIIRKVSRTTDGESALHDVVASRLETLGFVPGTKVQVITKGIFGGDPILIQVGFTRFALRKSEAAKIEIEQAVSA; from the coding sequence GTGCGTTTGTCTGATTTAAAAGCAAAACAAATTGCCATCATTCGAAAAGTGAGTCGAACAACTGATGGTGAAAGTGCTCTACACGATGTCGTCGCGAGTCGTTTGGAAACTTTAGGCTTTGTACCAGGTACAAAGGTACAGGTCATTACTAAAGGTATTTTTGGTGGAGATCCCATTTTGATTCAAGTTGGATTCACACGTTTTGCTTTGCGTAAATCAGAAGCAGCCAAAATTGAAATCGAACAGGCGGTGTCGGCATGA